The following is a genomic window from Brevibacterium limosum.
GAGCCTCCGGTGCGGACGCGATTGCGGCGACGGGTCTCAGGGCTCGTGCCACGGGAGTCTGCGGTGCGGCGGCCGGCCGACTGGCCGGTGCGCGCACCCGAGCTCTGATTGCCCGAGCGGCCTCCTCGACCGGTCTCGCGGCGGCGACTGCCTTCGCCGCCGCGGCCGTTCTGACTGGTGCGACCGGAGTCGCTGGTGCGTGAATTCGTACGAGTGCTCTCTCCGTCGCCATGGCGGCCTGCGCTTCCACCGCGGCCGCCGCGACCGCCTCGGCGACGGTGTGCCGAGCGACCACCGGACTTCGCCGGTTCGGTCTTCTTCCGCGCCTGGATGGGTTCCTTCGGGTGCGGTGCGACGTACTCGGCGATCTCACCGACGAGTTCGGTCACCTCGGGTGAGTCGGCGGTGACCTTCTTCGGGGTCGCCTTGATGGCGGCCCTGCGCAGCAGGACCTGGGTGTCCTTGCGCTCATCGGGCGTCATCACGGTGACGACATCACCGGCGCTGCCGGCCCGCGCGGTGCGACCGGAACGGTGCAGGTAGGCCTTGTGTTCGGTCGGGGGATCGACGTGGACGACGAGCTCGACGGAATCGACGTGGACGCCGCGAGCGGCGATGTCCGTGGCCACGAGCACCTTCGCATCACCATCGGTGAACGCGGCGAGGTTGCGGTCGCGCGCCCCCTGGGACAGGTTGCCGTGCAGATCGACAGCGGGGATGCCGGCAGCGGTGAGCTGTCGGGCGAAGCGCTTGGCCCGGTGCTTCGTGCGGGTGAAGAGAATGCGGCGGCCCGTGCCGGAGGCGAGTTTGTGAACCAGCGCGTTCTTGTCGTCGACCGAGACCTCGAACACGTGGTGGGTCATGGCCGAGACGTGGGAGGTCGCCTCGTCGACGGAGTGGAGGACTTCGTTATGGAGGAAGCGACGGACGAGCTTGTCGACGTCGTTGTCCAAGGTGGCGGAGAAGAACATCCGCTGTCCCTCGGTCGGGGTCTGTTTGAGGATGCGGGTGACACCGGGCAGGAAGCCGAGGTCAGCCATGTGATCGGCCTCGTCGAGGATGGTGACCTCGATGTGCTCGAGTGTGAGGATGTCCTGCTGCAGCAGGTCCTCGAGGCGGCCGGGGCAGGCCACGACGATGTCGACGCCGGCGCCCAGCGCAGTCTCCTGTCGCCGCTGCTTGACGCCGCCGAAGATCGTCGTCGTCCTCAAGCCCACGGCCTTGGCCAGCGGGTCGATGACCTCGGTGATCTGGGTGGCGAGCTCACGAGTGGGAGCGAGGACGAGTCCGCGCGGATGGCGACGCTTCTGTGAACCCCTGCCGGACTCAGCCAGACGAGCCACGAGGGGAATGGAGAAAGCCAGGGTCTTGCCGGACCCGGTCTTGCCGCGACCGAGCACATCACGGCCGGCCAAGGTGTCGGGCAGAGTCTCCTGCTGGATCGGGAAAGCAGAGGTCTTGCCCTCGCGATCAAGGGAGTCGACGAGTTTCGCCGGAACACCGAGGTCGGCGAACGACGTCGGTGCCGGGGCGGCCTTCTTGGCGCGATTGTCGGTGCTGCGGGTGTTGGTGCGTGTCTGTGACGTGGTGATGGGATGGCCCTTCGACGTGCCGGAGGGCGTGCCTGTGCCGCGAATAGGTGGCTGGCAGCCGTTTCCGGTCATGGAATGAGCGCTGTCGGCGCTCTCGATCGCCGAGAGAAAACGGCTTCGGAAACATGCGCGGGTATCTCACCCAGCTGCAGTGACGAGGCGTCCTGACGACGCAGGGAACCCGAGAACGGGTTCGCAAGTGATTCCAGTATACATCGGAGATGCCCCTCGGTTCTAAGCCGGTCGTTCGAGGTGAACGGCGGCCGGCTCTTGTGAGGGGCGAGCGTCGGGGTCGGTCACGGGGGCGGGGCCCGTCAGAGGGCCGGGAGCGGAGACGGTGGGGTCGGCAGATCCCAGGTCGGGGTCGGCGGCCCCGAGGTCGGGGTCGACGACGAGTCCCGCCGGGCGCTGCCGTGCCCGGTACTGCCCCGTGGCCCATGCCCCCAGCGCCACCGAGGCCCAGCCGATGCCGAGGCCCGCGATGTCGTCGAGGATATAGTGCCACCCGAAGTAAAGGGTGGCCAGAATGGTGATGGCGAAGAAGATCCAGGCGATCGTCCGGACGGCCGGCCTCTGATTCGTCCGCGTCATGAACAGAGCAGCGGCGAAGGTCACAGAGACGTGGAGCGATGCGAACGCGGCCACACCCTGAATGGAGTCGCTGCCCAGGGGATTGCTGAGATAGTCGAGACGGGTCGTCATCAGAGAGTCCTGGAGTTGACTGACTCCGGTGTCGGGCAGTGCCTGGTACGCCTCGGGGTTGCTGAACGCCGGTCCGACCGACGGCAGGAGGTAGTAGCTGACGGTGCCGAGAACCCAGTTGAGAGACAGAGTCGTCGCATACCAGGCGCCGACGGCGTGGTTGCGGCTGAGGACGAGGAACGCACCGAGACTGATCGGGATGAGCGGAAGATAGGCGAGGTAGGCGATCGAGAGCACATTCGCCATGATGTGGGTGCCGAGCAGATCGTGGAGCACCACCGCTGGGTTGTGGCCCCCGGCGAACCAGGAGTCGAGGCGGAGCAGCTGCCGATCATAGAGAGTGCCTTCACGATAGACCGGCAGCACACTCTTGAGATTGCGGTAGGCGACATAGCAGACGTAGAAGCTGAGCAGCCCGGTGCCGATGCACAACAGACGGTGCGTGTTCCACTCCTTCTTGACGATGTCGATGACAGAGGCGGGCAGGTTCCGCCACCCGCTGCGTCTCACCGCCTCCACGATCAGCCCGACGCCGATGAACCCCAAAGCCAGCAGAGGCAGACGGATGTATGAGGGTCCGAGGAAACCGTCGGGGTCCCGCAGCGGGAGATCGAGATAGAGGGACGAGACCACGGCGGCCGCTCCGACGAGCAGGGAGAGCGCCATGGCAAACGTGTAGGGCCAACGTCGCATTCTGGTCATCAGTTCACCGTACTGATCCAGCTTTAGTGCTTCTTCGGATTTCCCTCGGAGCCGGCTGACCGCAATCGGGCCAGAACAGAACGGTCCACCCACTGTGCGCCTCGCGGCATTAGTGTTGGGCCATGACAGAAGGCCCATTGAACCCGACTCCGAATCGCGATGACCCGATTCCCGAGGGACTCAAACTCGGTGCCCGCTTCACCGGATATCTGCTGGTGATCATCGCGGGGATCACAGTTGCGATCTTCGTCGCTCTGCAGGTCGCCCAGATAGTCATCCCGTTTCTGGCCGGACTCGTCCTCTCTGCTCTCCTGGTCCCCATGTCGATGTTCCTGCAACGGCATCGGTGGCCCAAATGGCTGGCGGTGGTCACCGTCTGGGTGGTCGTCCTCGGCCTGCTGGCCGGACTCGTTCTTCTCATCACCTTCCAAATCAGAAGTGAGATACCTGAGATCCAAAAGCAGGTGGCGACGACCCTGGACGCGGCGAAGCAGTTCTTGGCCATGCAGCCGTTCGGAATCACCGAAGCCAAACTCAATGGTCTCGTCGACTCCTCGGGGAAGTGGCTGCAGGACAACGCAGAAGGTCTCGGCTCCGGGGCCGCCGAAGTGGGCACGACGGCGGCTCATATCGTCGAAGGCGTCCTCATCATCCTGTTCGTCACCCTTTTCGCGCTCATCGACGGACGGGGCATCTGGACCTGGGTCGTCAACATCTGGCCGAAGAAGGCGCATGCGCGGATCTCCGCGGCCGGCGAGGCCGGGTGGAAGACGCTGACGGACTTCATTCGGATCCAGCTCGTCGTCGCGGCGAGTGATGCAGTCGGGATCGGAGTGGGCGCACTGATCCTCGGGGTCCCATTGGCGGTGCCGATCGCGATAGTGGTCTTCCTCGGGGCCTTCGTGCCGTTCGTCGGGGCGATCGTGGGCGGCGCGGTCGCGGTGGGCTTGGCGCTGCTCTTCAACGGCTGGGTGCACGGCCTGATCATGCTCGGGATCGTCATCGTCGTTCAGCAGCTCGAAAGCCACGTCCTGCAGCCGTGGCTGACAGGACCCACAGTGAAGATCCATCCCCTGGCGGTGATCCTCGGGGTGACAGCGGGAGCAGCGGTCGCGGGCGTCGCCGGGGCTTTCTTCTCCGTGCCGGTGATCGCGACTCTCAACTCGATGATCCACGCGGCCAAGGACTACAGAGTGGGAATGCAATGAGACGGGCCTCGCCACGGCTGAATCGAGTGCGGATCGTCAAGGGCGCTCTTCGACGTCTGCTCGAAGATGAGTGTCTCGACAGAGCGGCCGGCCTGGGCTTCTACGCTCTGCTCTCTGCGGCACCGGCCATCCTCGCCATGGTCTCGCTGCTCGGCGTGGTCGGGGAGGCCGAATCGACCACGAAGGCGGTGCTCTCCCTGGTCCACGGGGTCTCGGCCGAGGCGGCCGCGGCGATCCGCCCGTTCATCGTCGAACTCACCGAGTCGTCCGCGGCCGGAGCCACCCTCATCGGCAGCCTGCTGCTGGCGATCTGGTCGTCGTCGAAATACGTCGGAGCGTTCGGTCGTGCCCTGAACGCCGTCTACCGGGTCGAGGAGACCCGCCCCTATTGGAAATTCAAGCCGTTCATGCTCCTGATGACCGTGGTCACGCTTCTCGTCCTGGCCGCTCTGGGGCTGCTGCTCGTGCTGTCCGGGCCCATCGCCGAAACGTTCGGCGAGCTCATCGAAATGGGCGCGACTGCCCTGCTGATCTGGAACGTGGTCAGATGGCCGGTCTTCGTCTTCTTCGTCATGCTGCTCATCGCTCTGCTCTACTATGTGACCCCGAACGTCAGGCAGCCGAAGTTCCGGTGGGTCAGCCTCGGTGCGTTCGTCGCTCTGCTCGTGCTGCTTGCCGTGTCGGCCTGCTTCGTTCTCTATATCAACAACTTCAGCAGCTACAACGTCACCTATGGCTCGATCGGGGGAGTGATCGTCGGCCTCGCCTGGGTATGGATGGTCAACCTCTCGCTGCTCCTCGGCGCCGAGTTCGACGCCGAGATCGAACGCGAGCGTCAGCGCGGGCCCGAATCTCAGAAGACGTGCCCTCAGGCTGACGGGCGAGAGCTGCGCACGACAGGGGAGCCAGGATACGGAGCCAGAGCAGTCGAGGACTGCGGCGGGCACTGTCGGTGTGGTTTCTGACAGCCAGGTCATCACCTGCCTCGACGAGACAGCAGCGACGTCACGCGCATGCGAGCAGAGTTGATCCACACATCCGAATATTCAATTGCTCGCCCGTCATTGAGGTAGCTCACCTGCTGAAGGTATTGCACTGGCGCATGAGCAGAGAGATTCAACGCTGCGGCAACCTCGTCATCTGCTGCTTGAGCGGTGAACGTCCGACGTGCCGTAGTCACTTCTCTGCCGAAGTCGTTTTCGAGGGTCCCGAAGAGACTCGCGGAGCTGAAATCCGTCGATTCGATTCCGGGGGCGAGGTCAGCCCGGACGTAGTTGACGAGATAGGCGACTGGACCGTCTTCGGTGGAACGGACTCGTCGGAGGACGACGACAGTCTCCTTCGGTGAAATGTCGAGTAGGCCGGCAACGTTGGCTGGAGCGTCTTCCAGGGCGCAATGCAGAACATTGACTTCGGAAGCGATCCCGCGTGAGGCGAAGTCTTCGGAAAGAGTTGTGAGGTCCTGAGCGAGTGCTGGTTCGGCCTCAGCAGCTGTAACAAACGTTCCTCTGCCTCTCACCTGCACCAGTCGCCCCTCGGTGATGAGGGAGCTGAGCGCTTTCCGCAGCGTCCCCCGTGAGACTCCGAATTCGACGGCGAGGGCCGGCTCTGGCTTCAGTCGGTAGTGCACAGGCCAAGTTCCGTTGCTCATCCGCGCCCGAAGTACTTCAGCGATCTGGATATGCAGTGGCATCGGCGCCGAGCGGTCTACGGTGAGGTCCGTGTCTGAAGTCGCCACTGCCATTCCCTCCTCCGTTTTCATTCCACTGTCCATCCTATTGACAATGCAAGATGCGAGCATTGACATCGTAGCCTGCACCACGTATGTTCACTATTGTATATAGACATATATGAACAAAGAGGTGAGGATGCGAGTCGCAGTTGTCGGTAGCTACGGCGTCGGGGAGACGATGCGAACGAAGCGATTTCCGGGCCCCGGGGAGACGGTGACGGACGGTATTCTCAGCGTCGGGCATGGAGGCAAAGGCTCCAACCAGGCTGTGGCGACACGTCGACTGGGGGCCGAGGTCTCCCTGCTCACGGCTGTAGGTCAGGACGCAGCGGCCGCAGCCGCGTTCGATCTGTGGAGGCGAGAAGGAATCGACTCCTCGCAGGTGCTCGAGATCGAAGAAGCCAACACGATGACCGGAATGATCATCGTCGACGATGAAGCTGAGAACAGAATCGTCATCGCCCCAGGTGCCCTCGACCACCTCACTGCCGCCGACGTCAGGTCGAGAAGCGAGCTCATCGAGTCAGCAGACGCTCTCATCGTCTGTCTGGAAATTCCGATCGATGCGGCTTCTGAGGCGGTTCGGATCGGACATGCGGCAGGAGTCCTCACCGTGTTCAATCCTGCACCCGCTCGTCCGGTTCCACACGAGATCTTCGACTTCATAGATGCCATGACGCCTAACCTCTCTGAAGCGAGGGCGATCCTCGGCAAAGACGGATCCGAACCGGGCGGCGACCCGACGTCGTCTGCGGTCTCCGAGCTGGCGCTCGCTCTCCACGTGAGGACCGGCGTCGACGTCGTTCTCACCAATGGCGCGGACGGAAGCATCGTCGCGGATTCTCAAGGAGCACGCGTCGTGGCACCACATCCGCCCGTCGAGCTCGTTGACACCACCGGTGCTGGCGACTCGTTCACCGGAGCACTGACGGTTGCCCTCGTGGAGGGCAGCGATCTGGAGACGGCAGCTGAACGGGCCGCCGAGGTCGGAGCCTTCGTCGTCGGTCGACACGAAGTGGTTCCCTCGCTGCCTCACCGCAGCGAGCTGTCAGACCTGCTGTGGCCGACCATGAGCCGCTCGAGCTCTCACAGCTGACCCTTTTTCCAACACGACACAAGAAAGTAGAACCACTATGTCAAAGACAGACTTCGCATCGCTGAGCTCACGCGAGCTCGCCCCTTACATCCAGCACACCAAGATCTCCGTCGGCATCACCAGGGACGAGATCATCGCCCACGCGCAGGAGACCGTCGAATACGGCTTCGGTGCGGCGATGGTCCCGGGGCCCTGGGTGAAGACGGTGGCGGACACGCTCAAGGGCACAGAGGTGCCTGTCGCTACAGCTCTCGACTTCCCGACCGTGGGTGTGACGTCGAGCGCAGGCAAGGCCGCCGAAGCGGCCGAACTGGTTCGCCTCGGTGCTGACCAAATCGACATCGGAGTCCAGATCGGCTGGCTCAAGAGCGGCGACTTCGATGCCTTTCGCGATGACATCGCCGGAGTGGTCAAAGCTGCGGGCGTGCCGATCAAGGTCATGCTCGAACTGCCGTTGCTGACCGAGGATGAGAAGACAGCCGCTGTCGAGCTCAGCCTCGAAGCAGGAGTCTCCTACCTGAAGAACGCCAGCTCGGGAGCGATCGAGACGGCTTCGCCTGGCAACATCCGCTACCTCGCCGAGCGCAGCCCCGTAGGCGTGCTCGTCAAGGCGTCGGGCGGCATCAAGAGCCGGGCCCAGGTCATCGAGCTTCTCCAGGCCGGAGCGGCCTGTGCGGGAACGAGCGCCGGCATCGAAATCATCACCGACACCGCCTCCTCTGAGACCGCCAGCTACTGAGAACAACTGACGCCGACATCTCGTCGACGACGCCGAGAAGGGACTGCTATGACACGACGCATCATCATCGACACGGACACCGCCCAGGACGACTGCGTCGCCCTGTTGGTGGGGCTGCTCGATCGGGAATCCTCGCTCGAGGCGATCACCATGGTGGCAGGAAATGTGGGGTTCAGCCGCCAAGTGCACAATGCCCACACGACGCTCAGCGTCGCCGGCCGGCTCGGCGAGGTGCCCGTCCATCTGGGATGTGAACGGCCCCTGACACGCGAATGGGTGTCGGCCGAGAACGTCCACGGTGACGGTGCGGGCGGAATGAGGATGGATCTCACCGGGTGTGCGACCGAGGCTGAGCACGGCGTGGACGCCTTGGTGCGGATCGTCAGCGAGAACCCTGGCCAGATCGACATCGTGGCCATCGGGCCGCTGACGAACATTGCTATGGCCGTGGTCAAGGACCCGACGTTCGCCGCCAATGTGCGGTCAATGACAATCATGGGCGGATCGAACAACGGTCGCGGCAATATCACCGCAGCGGCCGAGTTCAACTTCTACGTCGACCCCGAGGCAGCCGACACCGTATTCTCCTCCGGGCTGAACATCATCGTCGTGCCTTGGGCGCCGCTGACTCTCGACGGCGCGGTCTTCAAGGCTGACAAGCTCAAGCAGATCGCCGCGATCGGAACCCCGCTGGCACGCTTCTTCACGAAAGTCTGCGCAGCCACTCTCGAATTTGATGAGGCGGTCGGGATTCCGGGTACCACTCACCCGGACTCGCTGTCGGCAGCCGTGCTGCTGCATCCGGAGCTCATCACGGCCGCGGCCGATTACAATGTCCAGATCGAAACCGGTTCCGAGCTGACTCGCGGCTACTCGGCGATGTCTTGGGGAGTCCATGACCTCCCAGCCAACGCTCGCGTCATCGAAGCAGTCGACGGGCAGGCCTTCTTCGACCTCATCTGCGTCCTGCTTGCAACCATTACCGTTCCCAGCCGCGAGATCGAGGGCCTGCGGTGAAGGTGGGGGCGGTCGAGGACCGCAGAGAGGTCAAACCCGTCCTGGTGCTGACCGCGCTTGTCGTCGCCGTCGCCAGTTTTCAGCTCAATGCCACGATGCTGGCCCCGGCTATCGGAACAATGGCCGTCGAACTCAACACCGATATCGCCACCATCGGGATGTCGTCGACAGTGTTTTCCTTCGTCACCGCCATCGCCGGTCTGTTCTGGCCACCTCTGAGCGATATCATCGGCAGGAAACGGGCTCTACTCCTGTCCACAAGCATCCTCACCTTAGGTAGCCTCATGGCGGCGCTTGCCGTGAATGTGCCCATGCTCATGGTCGGTCGGGCGATGCAAGGAGCCTGTGGGGCGACGTTCGCTCTGTCGTTCCTCGTGTTGCGACGGGTCGTCGACCCCAAGCGCTTCGGACGCTATGTCGGGATCATCACTGCCATCAATGCCGGCGTCGGAGGAATCGATACCCTGCTGGGCGGCATCATCGCCGACGCGGTCGGGTTCCGAGGCATCTTTGGTCTTACACTTCTCCTTGAAATCGTCGCCGTCATCATGATCGCTCTTTGGACTCCTGAGATCCGTGAGCTCGCCGCAGCCCGCGTGGACTGGTGGGGGATCGGCACCCTCACCCTGGCTCTTGTCGCCATCAACTTCGGCCTGACCACGGCGTTCCTGCCCGGCGGATGGACGGATTGGAGGACGTGGGGGAGTTTCGTCGTCGCCGGGGGTGCCCTCGTCGCGTTCCGCCTCGGCGAAGGGAGGATTGCAAATCCTCTGCTGCCGATCGAGGCGCTGTCAGATCGCGGGGTCTGGGGGTTGTTGCTGACAACGTTCTTCACTCTGGCATCGAGCTTCTCTGTCCTCGTCTTCATCATTCCAGCTCTGACCCAGGACCCCGAGGGTGGCTTCGGACTGAGCTCAACCTGGTCAGCGCTCCTCTTCTTAATGCCTTACTCGCTGTTGGGGTGGGCCACAGCTCCCGTTTTCGGCACTCTGGCGCCGCGCATCGGATACCGGCTCGTGCTGCGCATCGGCCTGCTCGGCAGCCTCGTGCTCACGGGACTGATGGTTGTGGGTGTGACCAATGCGGTCATGCTGGCCTGCGTCGTGTTCTTCATGGGTGCGACGTACTCGGCTGCGGCCTCATGCGCACTTAACGGGCTGGGCATCATCTACGCACCCGCTTCCCACCCCGGTATCCTGCCGGGAATGAACTCCGCTGCGTTCAACTTCGGCGCTGCCGTGGGTATCGGCATCATGTCGGCCGTTATCTCGGGAGATGCTGGAACTGATGGCTATCGCAACGCACTCACCATCGCGACAGTGTTCACCGCTCTGGCCTTCGTTTTCTCGCTCATACTTCCTGCCCGTCAGATCCACGGTGAGAAGGTTTGATCAACGATCAGAATCGCGGCACGCGGGGAAGCGCTCCTTCTGCCGTGTCGAAGCAATGAGTGAAAGCATAGTGCCGTACGAAAGGATGGTCTCGATTTCTGATGATGAGGAGAAGAACAAGCAGTCACCGGTCCGAGTGCCCGAGGCCACAAGGGAAGACCTCGCCGAGAAGCCCGGAACCGATTCTGTCGGTCAGGAATAGCAGGACGAGCTGGTCGATGAGTGGGAAGACGAGTCCTTTCCTCGCAGCGATCCGCCGGCGCACTACTGACAACCACATGCATAACAGAGCCCTGTACCTAAGAATCAGGTACCGGGCTCTGTTCTGTGTCGGTGGCCTCTGAGTCGTGTTGTGTCCGGCGGCCGCTTCAGAGACGTGCGGCGGCGAAAGCGGCGCTGCGGGTGAGGACGTCTCCGGCATCGTCGAGCATCCGACCGAAGTGGAGGAAGGAGTGGAGCACCCCGGGGTACAGGTGGTAGTCGACCGGTGTGCCGGCCTCCTCGAGCCGCACGTTCAGGGCCTCGCTGTCATCGCGCAGGGGATCGAGTCCGGCCGCGGCGATGAAGACCGGGGGAAGCCCTGCCAGATCGGCCTCGAGATGATCGACATAGGGCGAGGAGGCATCGGCCGGTGAGCTGAAGTGCTCCGTGGTGATCGAGTCGAGAGCCTCACGGCTCATTCCGTCCCAGCCGCCGCCGTAGAGGCGCCTGCTCGCGGAATCGACGAGGCCGTGTCCGCCGTAGAAGAGCAGCAGAGCATCGAGGGCGGAGAAGGTCCGTGAATCGAGGCCGATGCTCTCCGGCTCGTCGCGCAGCAGCAGAGCTGAACCCAGCGTCAGCATCGCCCCGGCGGAGTCGCCGGCGACGGCCAAGCGCGTTCCGTCGATACCGAGCTCCCTGCCGTGGTGCACGATGTGATCGATTACGCCGGCAACCTCGTGCAGGGCCTGGGGGAACTTCGATTCAGGCGAGAGTGAATAGTCGACGCCGATGACTGCGGCTCCGCTCTCGGCGGCGATGACCCGCATGATCCGATCATGGGTGTCGAGGTCGCCGACGGTGAACCCACCTCCGTGGAGGAAGACGATACCCGGTAGGACCGCCTCGGCGGTGGGGTGATGAATGCGGATGGGCACCTGAGCACCGGCCGTGTCGATGACCGCGTCGACGGTGTCGGTCATCGTCGGTCCGCCTTCGTTCCAGAAGGAGCGCTCGGCCCGGTATTCGGCGCGCATCGCCGCCAACCCCGCGGTCTCGGCATCCATATCGACACCGATTGCGCGCTGTCCTGCCTGGGCGCATTCCTCGGCTCTGGCAGCCTGCTTATCGAGCACGGCCCGCATCTGACTAGTCATCGCGGTGACGATGAACCGGGGGATCTCGGTGCTCTCGGCTGCCGGAGCAGCGGCTTCGTCGATGGTCATGTTCTCCTCCGATGGTCGGTCTGGTGGAAAGTCCCCATAGGGCAGGCTACGGCCGACGCGGCGTTCATGATTCGGCGGGGGCATCGGCTTCTTCGACGGCGGCCTGCCCGCCGGTGCGCCTGACCCACATGATCAGGCCGTAACTGAGCACGGCGGCAAGCAGGGAGCAGACGATGAGAACGGTGAAGATGATCGGGTAGGCCCCGGTCCCGCGATCATCGATGATGGCGCCGAACCAGACGCTGGAGAACGTATCGGGCAGGAAGCCGATGACCGAGAGCAGTCCCGATGCCGCACCGAACATGTCGAGACCGACCCGGCCCTCGCTCAGCTGGGAGGAGGCGATGCCGTAGCAGCCGTTGGCGAGGAATCCGAGGGCTACGACGATGACTGCGGCGACGATGACCAGCACCGGGCCGGAGGGGATGGAGATTAGGGCGGCCAGAGCGACGGCGATGACGATGGAGGCGATGATGATCACCCGCGACGGGGAGCGGACCTTCGTGGCCAGGGCGCCGAAGACTGGGCCGGCCAGCAGAGTGATGCCATAGGTGCGGATCACGCTGACGGTGGAGACCACTGCGGCCGGAGCGGCGAAGACGGCCGATAGGTAGGGTGTCGTATAGGCCACGCCCGTGTAGACGAAGTAGA
Proteins encoded in this region:
- a CDS encoding alpha/beta hydrolase fold domain-containing protein; the protein is MTIDEAAAPAAESTEIPRFIVTAMTSQMRAVLDKQAARAEECAQAGQRAIGVDMDAETAGLAAMRAEYRAERSFWNEGGPTMTDTVDAVIDTAGAQVPIRIHHPTAEAVLPGIVFLHGGGFTVGDLDTHDRIMRVIAAESGAAVIGVDYSLSPESKFPQALHEVAGVIDHIVHHGRELGIDGTRLAVAGDSAGAMLTLGSALLLRDEPESIGLDSRTFSALDALLLFYGGHGLVDSASRRLYGGGWDGMSREALDSITTEHFSSPADASSPYVDHLEADLAGLPPVFIAAAGLDPLRDDSEALNVRLEEAGTPVDYHLYPGVLHSFLHFGRMLDDAGDVLTRSAAFAAARL